One part of the Thiothrix nivea DSM 5205 genome encodes these proteins:
- the rplF gene encoding 50S ribosomal protein L6, which yields MSRIAKKPLALPKGVEVSISGQSLKVKGSKGSFDFPVHDAVEVSQDDNVLKFAAKREGDSAGWALAGTTRALANNMVIGVSEGFEKKLQLVGVGYRAQAQGSKLNLSLGFSHPVVHEMPEGITVETPSQTEIVIRGSDKQKVGQIAAEVRAYRPPEPYKGKGVKYVDEVILRKETKKKK from the coding sequence ATGTCAAGAATTGCAAAGAAACCGCTGGCTCTGCCGAAAGGCGTAGAAGTCAGCATCAGTGGGCAGAGCCTGAAAGTCAAAGGAAGTAAAGGTTCTTTTGACTTTCCAGTGCACGATGCTGTAGAGGTCTCTCAGGACGACAATGTGCTGAAATTCGCCGCCAAGCGTGAAGGTGATTCCGCTGGCTGGGCGTTGGCTGGTACTACCCGCGCGTTGGCAAATAACATGGTCATCGGCGTTAGTGAAGGCTTTGAGAAAAAGCTGCAACTGGTTGGGGTTGGTTATCGTGCCCAAGCCCAGGGCAGTAAGCTGAATCTTAGTCTGGGTTTTTCACACCCAGTCGTGCATGAAATGCCTGAGGGTATTACGGTCGAAACCCCGAGCCAGACAGAGATTGTCATTCGTGGTAGCGACAAGCAAAAGGTTGGTCAAATTGCGGCAGAAGTTCGCGCATACCGTCCACCAGAGCCTTACAAAGGCAAGGGTGTCAAGTATGTGGATGAAGTGATTCTGCGCAAAGAGACCAAGAAGAAGAAGTAA
- the rplR gene encoding 50S ribosomal protein L18, producing the protein MDKKVSRIRRGKRSRMKMRELCVNRLSIHRTSMHIYAQVVTSDGSQVLASASTLDKDLRTGLDYTGNVAAAAAVGKLVAERALAKGIDSVAFDRSGFKYHGRIKALADGAREAGLKF; encoded by the coding sequence ATGGACAAGAAAGTATCCCGTATTCGTCGAGGCAAGCGCAGCCGCATGAAAATGCGCGAATTGTGTGTTAACCGTCTGAGTATTCACCGTACCTCCATGCATATTTATGCGCAGGTCGTCACTTCTGATGGTTCTCAAGTTCTGGCTTCAGCTTCAACGCTGGATAAGGATCTGCGTACAGGTCTGGATTATACAGGTAACGTTGCGGCTGCTGCGGCAGTCGGTAAGTTGGTTGCTGAGCGTGCGTTGGCAAAAGGTATTGATTCTGTTGCTTTTGATCGCTCTGGTTTTAAATATCATGGTCGCATCAAGGCGCTGGCAGATGGCGCTCGTGAAGCCGGTCTGAAATTCTAA
- the rpsE gene encoding 30S ribosomal protein S5, protein MAKAENTQAPSDGLQEKLVQVNRVAKTVKGGRIMSFTALTVVGDGNGRVGFGYGKAREVPAAIQKAMDQARRNMVSVSLIDGTLQYPIKYEKGAARVYMQPASEGTGVIAGGAMRAVLEVAGVRNVLSKCMGTRNAGNVVRATIAALGSMQDPEMIAAKRGKTVADIKG, encoded by the coding sequence ATGGCGAAGGCAGAAAATACACAAGCACCGTCCGACGGTCTGCAAGAGAAACTGGTACAGGTTAACCGTGTTGCGAAAACCGTAAAAGGTGGCCGTATCATGAGCTTTACCGCCTTGACAGTGGTAGGTGACGGCAATGGTCGGGTTGGTTTTGGTTATGGCAAGGCACGTGAAGTGCCAGCCGCCATCCAGAAAGCAATGGATCAGGCGCGCCGTAATATGGTGAGCGTATCGTTGATTGACGGCACTTTGCAGTACCCAATCAAATATGAGAAAGGCGCTGCGCGTGTCTACATGCAGCCGGCTTCCGAAGGTACAGGTGTAATCGCTGGTGGTGCGATGCGTGCGGTACTGGAAGTTGCTGGTGTACGCAACGTGCTTTCCAAATGTATGGGTACCCGTAATGCTGGTAACGTAGTGCGTGCGACTATCGCTGCGCTGGGTTCCATGCAGGATCCTGAAATGATTGCTGCCAAGCGCGGCAAAACCGTTGCCGATATCAAGGGGTAA
- the rpmD gene encoding 50S ribosomal protein L30: MTSAKQLKLTLVRSLNGRLKSHQQCARGLGIRKIHNPVTVIDTPENRGMINKISYMLKVEEA, translated from the coding sequence ATGACTTCCGCGAAACAACTCAAACTGACGTTGGTGCGCAGTCTGAATGGCCGCCTGAAGAGTCATCAGCAGTGCGCCCGTGGTCTTGGTATCCGCAAGATCCACAATCCGGTTACTGTGATCGATACCCCGGAAAACCGTGGTATGATCAACAAGATTTCCTACATGTTGAAGGTTGAGGAAGCTTAA
- the rplO gene encoding 50S ribosomal protein L15 gives MKLNTLQPDAGSRPDRTRVGRGIGSGLGKTAGRGHKGQKSRKGGFHHRKGFEGGQMPMHRRLPKFGFTSRIGRRTAEVRLSELAKVEGDMIDLLALKAANVIDAQTLQAKIILSGTVDKAVTVKGVGVTKGAREAIEAAGGKVEE, from the coding sequence ATGAAACTGAATACGCTACAACCTGATGCAGGTAGCCGTCCTGATCGCACCCGTGTAGGTCGCGGTATCGGTTCTGGCTTGGGTAAAACTGCTGGTCGTGGTCACAAAGGTCAGAAATCCCGTAAAGGTGGTTTCCATCACCGTAAGGGCTTTGAAGGCGGCCAGATGCCGATGCATCGCCGTTTGCCAAAATTTGGCTTTACTTCTCGTATTGGCCGTCGCACTGCTGAAGTTCGTTTGAGCGAACTGGCGAAAGTCGAAGGCGATATGATCGATCTGCTGGCTCTGAAAGCAGCAAATGTGATTGACGCCCAAACCTTGCAAGCCAAGATCATCCTTTCCGGTACAGTTGACAAAGCTGTTACTGTCAAGGGTGTTGGGGTGACCAAAGGTGCGCGTGAAGCCATTGAAGCAGCGGGCGGCAAGGTCGAAGAATAA
- the secY gene encoding preprotein translocase subunit SecY has product MRKNPTGSLGGFGNMLEIRQRLVFVLLALIVYRIGVHVPVPGINPAAFAQFFEQNSGTILGMFNMFSGGALQNFSIFALGIMPYISASIIMQLMATVVPSLEQIKKEGESGRRKITQYTRYGTVVLALFQSFGIAIALGGQEVSGGQTVALSPGVSFIITTVVTLVTGTLFLMWLGEQITERGIGNGISLIIFAGIVAGLPKAIGGTLELVNTGELSPFLVIVLLALVLLVTAFVIFVERGQRRITVNYANRQQGRKMMMGQSSHLPLKLNMAGVIPPIFASSIILFPATLGKWFSEASNLGWIQGFFNMLQPGQPLYVMFYAAAIIFFCFFYTALVFNSRETADNLKKAGAFIPGIRPGEQTSKYIDGVMTRLTAVGAIYITLVCLLPEFLILGWNVPFYFGGTSLLIIVVVVMDFLSQLQAHMMSHQYEGLMKKANFKAQTRPGTLR; this is encoded by the coding sequence ATGCGCAAGAACCCTACAGGTTCCCTTGGGGGCTTTGGAAACATGCTTGAGATTCGCCAGCGGTTGGTTTTCGTACTGCTGGCGTTGATCGTTTACCGGATCGGTGTACATGTTCCTGTTCCAGGAATCAATCCGGCAGCGTTTGCCCAGTTTTTTGAGCAAAACAGTGGCACTATCTTGGGAATGTTTAACATGTTTTCCGGTGGCGCATTGCAAAACTTTAGCATTTTTGCGCTGGGGATCATGCCATATATTTCTGCCTCCATCATTATGCAGTTGATGGCGACAGTTGTACCTTCGCTTGAACAGATCAAGAAGGAAGGCGAATCTGGTCGGCGTAAAATTACCCAGTATACTCGCTATGGGACTGTAGTGCTGGCGTTGTTCCAAAGTTTTGGTATAGCCATTGCCTTGGGTGGCCAAGAAGTTAGTGGCGGCCAGACAGTTGCATTGTCGCCTGGTGTTAGCTTTATCATCACTACCGTCGTTACCTTGGTGACTGGAACCTTATTCCTGATGTGGCTGGGTGAGCAAATTACCGAACGAGGCATTGGTAACGGTATTTCCCTGATTATTTTTGCAGGTATCGTTGCTGGCTTGCCCAAGGCGATTGGCGGTACGTTGGAACTGGTGAATACGGGTGAATTATCGCCTTTCTTGGTGATTGTGTTGCTGGCATTGGTGTTGTTGGTGACTGCATTTGTCATTTTTGTTGAGCGTGGCCAGCGCCGCATCACGGTTAATTATGCCAACCGTCAGCAAGGCCGTAAAATGATGATGGGGCAATCCAGCCATTTGCCGCTGAAGTTGAATATGGCTGGGGTTATCCCGCCAATCTTTGCGTCCAGTATCATCCTGTTCCCGGCTACACTGGGTAAATGGTTCAGTGAGGCGAGTAATCTGGGCTGGATTCAAGGCTTCTTCAATATGCTGCAACCTGGTCAGCCCTTGTATGTGATGTTTTACGCGGCGGCCATTATCTTCTTCTGTTTCTTCTATACCGCGTTGGTGTTTAACTCGCGTGAGACAGCCGACAACCTGAAGAAAGCAGGTGCGTTTATTCCGGGTATCCGCCCCGGTGAGCAAACATCGAAATATATTGATGGCGTTATGACCCGTTTGACCGCAGTCGGTGCCATCTACATTACGCTGGTTTGCTTGTTGCCGGAATTCCTGATTCTCGGTTGGAATGTGCCCTTCTATTTCGGGGGCACCTCACTGCTGATCATTGTGGTGGTTGTGATGGATTTCCTGTCCCAGTTGCAAGCGCACATGATGTCACACCAGTACGAAGGTCTGATGAAGAAGGCCAATTTCAAAGCGCAGACACGCCCAGGCACATTGCGCTGA
- the rpmJ gene encoding 50S ribosomal protein L36 gives MKVRASVKKLCRNCRVIRRNGVVRIICSDPRHKQRQG, from the coding sequence ATGAAGGTTCGAGCTTCAGTAAAAAAGTTGTGCCGTAACTGCCGGGTTATCCGCAGGAACGGTGTAGTACGTATTATCTGTTCTGACCCGCGCCACAAACAGCGCCAAGGTTAA
- the rpsM gene encoding 30S ribosomal protein S13, with translation MARIAGINLPVNKHVVIGLTSIYGVGHPRAADICKAADVVPSTKIRDLSEDEVERIRLEVGKFLVEGDLRREVSMNIKRLMDMGCYRGIRHRRGLPMRGQRTKTNARTRKGPRRPIRK, from the coding sequence ATGGCTCGTATTGCGGGTATCAATCTTCCTGTCAACAAGCATGTTGTCATTGGCCTAACCTCAATTTATGGGGTCGGCCATCCACGTGCTGCTGACATTTGTAAGGCAGCGGATGTTGTGCCTAGCACCAAAATCCGCGACCTGAGTGAAGATGAAGTTGAGCGCATTCGTCTGGAAGTAGGCAAGTTCCTGGTTGAAGGCGATCTGCGTCGTGAGGTTTCCATGAACATCAAGCGTTTGATGGACATGGGTTGCTATCGTGGCATTCGCCACAGACGTGGCCTGCCTATGCGTGGCCAGCGTACCAAGACCAATGCACGCACCCGTAAAGGGCCGCGCCGTCCAATTCGCAAGTAA
- the rpsK gene encoding 30S ribosomal protein S11, with the protein MAKQPRKGATVGLRKKVKKTVTDGVAHIHASFNNTIVTITDRQGNALAWATSGGSGFRGSRKSTPFAAQVAAERAGNAAKDYGLKNLDVEVKGPGPGRESAVRALNNVGFRINTIVDVTPIPHNGCRPPKKRRV; encoded by the coding sequence ATGGCAAAACAGCCTAGAAAAGGTGCAACTGTTGGCCTTCGCAAGAAGGTAAAGAAAACTGTCACTGACGGTGTTGCGCACATCCATGCATCATTCAATAACACTATCGTAACCATCACCGACCGTCAGGGCAATGCTTTGGCGTGGGCGACTTCCGGTGGTTCCGGTTTCCGTGGTTCCCGTAAGAGCACCCCGTTCGCAGCCCAGGTTGCGGCTGAGCGCGCTGGCAATGCAGCCAAAGATTATGGCCTGAAAAACCTTGATGTTGAAGTCAAGGGGCCTGGCCCTGGCCGTGAGTCGGCTGTGCGTGCGCTGAACAATGTTGGTTTCAGGATCAACACCATTGTGGATGTAACGCCGATTCCGCACAACGGCTGCCGTCCGCCAAAAAAACGTCGTGTGTAA
- the rpsD gene encoding 30S ribosomal protein S4 produces the protein MARYIGPTCKLSRREGTDLFLKSRSVSLEKKCKLDKAPGQHGENKARLSDYGVQLREKQKVRRIYGVLERQFRNYFTEAARRKGSTGENLLQLLECRLDNVVYRMGFGSTRAESRQLVSHKAISVNGQTVNIPSYQVKPGDVVAIREKAKKQTRIQDSVAVAEQMGFPAWVDVDAKGLTGTFKSVPDRSDLPAEINESLIVELYSK, from the coding sequence ATGGCACGTTATATTGGACCTACCTGCAAGCTGAGCAGACGCGAAGGCACAGACCTGTTTCTCAAGAGCCGCAGTGTGTCGCTAGAAAAAAAGTGCAAACTGGATAAAGCCCCAGGCCAGCACGGTGAAAACAAGGCACGCCTTTCCGACTACGGCGTACAGTTGCGTGAAAAGCAAAAAGTTCGCCGTATCTACGGTGTACTGGAACGCCAGTTCCGTAATTACTTCACTGAAGCGGCACGCCGCAAGGGTTCCACAGGTGAAAACCTGCTGCAACTGTTGGAGTGCCGTCTTGACAACGTTGTTTACCGCATGGGCTTTGGTTCTACCCGCGCCGAATCCCGCCAGCTGGTAAGCCACAAGGCAATCAGCGTCAACGGCCAAACCGTCAACATCCCATCCTATCAGGTTAAACCCGGTGATGTTGTGGCTATTCGTGAGAAAGCCAAGAAGCAGACCCGCATCCAGGATTCCGTCGCTGTTGCTGAACAGATGGGTTTCCCCGCATGGGTTGATGTGGATGCCAAGGGGTTGACAGGTACGTTCAAGTCAGTACCAGACCGTAGCGATCTGCCAGCCGAAATTAATGAATCACTGATTGTGGAATTGTACTCCAAGTAA
- a CDS encoding DNA-directed RNA polymerase subunit alpha: MTSKTTELLKPRNVQVQEAGLNTYRITLEPLERGFGHTLGNALRRILLSSIPGSAVTEVQIAGVVHEYTSIEGVQEDVVEILLNLKNLAIRLNARDEATLTLKKKGKGVVTAADIEQDHDVEIINPEHVLAHITKDDTELEMSLTITRGRGYQPASVRRGPDSPELPLGTLVLDASYSPITRVAYNVDSARVEQRTDMDKLVLEIQTNGSINAEESIGMAAQILQQQLAVFFDLRIEEPVRREESQPEIDPILLRPVDDLELTVRSANCLKAENLFYIGDLVQRTETELLKTPNLGKKSLTEIKDVLAQHGLTLGTKLDNWPPAGLDHRESKVG; the protein is encoded by the coding sequence ATGACCTCGAAAACAACAGAATTGCTGAAGCCGCGTAATGTTCAAGTGCAAGAAGCAGGTTTAAACACCTACCGTATTACACTGGAGCCACTGGAGCGCGGATTTGGCCACACACTGGGCAATGCCCTGCGCCGTATCCTGCTCTCCTCCATTCCGGGCAGCGCGGTAACGGAAGTGCAAATTGCCGGTGTTGTACATGAATACACCAGTATCGAAGGTGTGCAGGAAGACGTGGTTGAGATTCTGCTGAACCTCAAAAATCTGGCCATCCGTCTGAATGCACGTGATGAAGCGACCCTGACCCTGAAGAAAAAAGGCAAGGGTGTCGTGACCGCAGCGGATATTGAACAGGATCACGATGTTGAAATCATCAATCCCGAGCATGTCCTGGCGCACATCACCAAGGATGACACCGAACTGGAAATGAGCCTGACTATTACCCGTGGTCGTGGTTATCAACCGGCTTCCGTGCGCCGTGGCCCTGATTCACCTGAGTTGCCGTTGGGAACTCTGGTGCTGGATGCAAGCTACAGCCCGATTACGCGCGTTGCTTACAATGTTGACAGCGCGCGCGTGGAACAACGCACTGACATGGATAAACTGGTACTGGAAATCCAGACCAACGGTTCCATCAATGCGGAAGAGTCGATCGGCATGGCCGCACAGATCCTGCAACAGCAGTTGGCGGTATTCTTTGATCTGCGTATTGAAGAACCGGTACGCCGTGAAGAGTCCCAGCCAGAGATCGACCCGATCCTATTGCGCCCGGTTGATGATCTTGAACTAACTGTACGTTCAGCCAACTGCCTGAAGGCAGAGAATCTGTTCTACATTGGCGACTTGGTACAGCGTACTGAGACTGAGCTGCTCAAAACGCCAAACCTGGGCAAGAAGTCACTGACTGAAATTAAAGATGTGCTGGCACAGCATGGTTTGACTCTGGGTACCAAGTTGGACAACTGGCCACCAGCAGGTCTTGACCACCGTGAAAGCAAAGTGGGTTAA
- the rplQ gene encoding 50S ribosomal protein L17, with translation MRHRNTGRQLSRNSSHRKALLQSLTNSLIRYEAIKTTLPKAKELRRVAEPLITRAKEDSVHNRRIAFSRLRDKDVVGKLFNEIGPRFKGRPGGYLRIVKCGFRAGDNAPMAYVALVDDADGARAAAE, from the coding sequence ATGCGTCATCGTAATACTGGTCGTCAACTGAGCCGTAACAGCAGCCACCGTAAAGCCCTGCTGCAAAGCCTGACCAACTCACTGATCCGCTACGAAGCGATCAAGACAACCCTGCCAAAGGCAAAAGAACTGCGCCGTGTGGCGGAGCCGTTGATCACCCGCGCGAAAGAGGACTCTGTCCACAATCGCCGTATCGCTTTCTCCCGTCTGCGTGATAAAGACGTGGTGGGTAAGCTGTTCAACGAAATCGGCCCACGCTTTAAAGGCCGCCCAGGTGGCTATCTGCGTATCGTCAAATGTGGCTTCCGTGCTGGCGACAATGCCCCAATGGCATATGTTGCCTTGGTTGATGATGCAGACGGTGCTCGGGCTGCTGCGGAGTAA
- the bioB gene encoding biotin synthase BioB — protein sequence MSELRHDWRIEEVNALLAMPFSDLMFQAHQVHRDNFPANQVQVSTLLSIKTGACPEDCGYCSQSAKHDTSLERERLLPLQEVMEAAQTARDHGATRFCMGAAWRNPTDKNLDRVVEMVQAVKGLGMETCVTLGMLTDRQALRLRDAGLDYYNHNLDTSPEFYGNVISTRTYQDRLDTLDNVRNAGINVCSGGILGMGETRLDRARLLQQLANMKFHPESVPINDLVRVEGTPLAGAEKLDPLEFIRAVAAARIMMPKSYVRLSAGRTEMTDEMQAWCFFAGANSIFYGDKLLTTDNPEESQDMQLFARLGIEAEAGRPGNAFL from the coding sequence ATGTCGGAATTACGTCATGACTGGCGCATCGAGGAAGTGAATGCGTTGTTGGCGATGCCTTTCAGTGACCTGATGTTTCAGGCACACCAGGTGCACCGGGACAATTTTCCAGCCAATCAGGTTCAGGTCAGTACCCTGCTGAGCATCAAGACGGGAGCCTGCCCTGAAGACTGTGGCTATTGTTCGCAAAGCGCCAAACATGATACTTCGTTGGAACGTGAACGTTTGTTGCCTTTGCAGGAAGTGATGGAGGCGGCTCAAACGGCGCGTGATCATGGTGCAACCCGCTTTTGCATGGGTGCTGCTTGGCGCAACCCGACCGATAAAAATCTCGATCGTGTGGTCGAAATGGTTCAGGCGGTCAAGGGCTTGGGGATGGAAACCTGCGTCACGCTGGGGATGTTGACTGACCGGCAGGCGCTAAGACTTAGGGATGCAGGGCTGGATTACTACAACCACAATCTCGACACTTCCCCTGAGTTTTATGGCAATGTCATTTCCACTCGAACCTATCAGGATCGTTTGGATACGCTGGATAACGTGCGTAATGCAGGCATTAATGTATGCTCTGGTGGCATCCTTGGCATGGGTGAAACCCGTCTTGACCGCGCCCGGTTATTGCAGCAACTGGCGAACATGAAGTTCCACCCGGAATCCGTGCCAATCAATGATCTGGTCAGGGTTGAAGGGACACCACTGGCAGGGGCAGAAAAGCTTGATCCTCTTGAGTTTATCCGCGCTGTCGCGGCTGCCCGCATCATGATGCCGAAATCCTATGTGCGCCTGTCCGCAGGTCGTACCGAGATGACGGATGAAATGCAGGCATGGTGTTTCTTCGCAGGAGCCAATTCCATTTTCTATGGCGACAAGCTGCTGACGACTGACAACCCGGAGGAAAGTCAGGATATGCAGTTGTTTGCCCGTTTGGGGATCGAAGCGGAAGCCGGACGCCCCGGTAACGCCTTTTTGTGA
- the mnmG gene encoding tRNA uridine-5-carboxymethylaminomethyl(34) synthesis enzyme MnmG — translation MRYPQSFDVIVIGGGHAGTEAALAAARMGRRTLLLTHNIETIGQMSCNPAIGGIGKGHLVKEVDALGGAMAHAADRGGIQFRILNSSKGAAVRATRAQADRVRYKAAIRFIVENQPNLQVFQQAVDDLIVEGDRVAGVVTQMGLRFSARAVVLTTGTFLGGKIHIGLSNHAGGRAGDPPSMALAQRLRELPFRVDRLKTGTPPRIDARSIDFSRLEAQPGDTPTPVFSFLGSVEEHPQQIACYITYTNTTTHDIIRSGLDRSPMYTGVIEGIGPRYCPSIEDKVVRFADKERHQIFIEPEGLDTHEVYPNGISTSLPFDVQYELVRSMAGLENAHITRPGYAIEYDFFDPRDLKPTLETKAMQGLFFAGQINGTTGYEEAAAQGLLAGLNAGLYVQEKDGWYPRRDQAYIGVLVDDLITLGTREPYRMFTSRAEHRLLLREDNADLRLTEKGRELGLVDDARWAAFCQKREATEFEQQRLRSTVLHPSDVSAEDSQRVFGDTLARDYKLYDLLRRPNVTYAGLTSLPAVGSLVADEKVAEQVEIQCKYAGYIERQQDEIHKQRRNEETRLPDWLDYVQVRGLSNEVRQKLQAQRPATIGQAARIPGVTPAAISLLLVHLKKSSAAGGNHLQASA, via the coding sequence ATGCGCTACCCACAATCTTTTGATGTGATCGTTATCGGCGGTGGGCACGCCGGGACGGAAGCTGCGCTTGCCGCCGCGCGGATGGGTAGGCGAACGCTGTTGTTAACCCACAATATTGAAACCATCGGCCAGATGAGTTGTAACCCGGCGATTGGTGGTATCGGCAAAGGCCATCTGGTCAAGGAAGTGGATGCGCTGGGTGGAGCCATGGCGCACGCTGCTGATCGTGGCGGCATCCAGTTCCGCATCCTCAATTCCAGCAAGGGCGCCGCAGTACGTGCCACCCGTGCCCAGGCCGATCGGGTGCGTTATAAAGCGGCCATCCGTTTCATCGTCGAAAACCAGCCTAACCTGCAAGTTTTCCAGCAGGCTGTCGATGACCTGATTGTTGAAGGCGATCGTGTAGCAGGCGTGGTTACCCAAATGGGGCTGCGCTTTTCTGCCCGTGCGGTGGTGTTGACGACTGGCACTTTCCTCGGTGGCAAAATTCACATTGGCTTGAGCAATCATGCTGGCGGCAGGGCGGGTGACCCGCCTTCCATGGCACTCGCCCAGCGTTTGCGCGAATTGCCATTCCGTGTTGATCGCCTGAAAACCGGCACGCCTCCGCGCATTGATGCCCGCAGTATCGACTTCAGCAGGCTGGAGGCGCAACCGGGCGATACGCCAACCCCAGTATTTTCATTTCTGGGCAGCGTGGAGGAGCACCCACAGCAGATTGCCTGCTATATCACCTATACCAACACCACTACGCACGACATCATTCGTAGCGGACTGGATCGTTCTCCGATGTATACGGGTGTCATTGAGGGGATTGGCCCACGTTACTGCCCGTCGATTGAAGACAAGGTTGTACGTTTTGCCGACAAGGAACGTCACCAGATTTTCATCGAGCCGGAAGGGCTGGATACCCATGAGGTTTACCCCAACGGTATTTCCACCAGCTTACCGTTCGATGTGCAATATGAGCTGGTGCGTTCGATGGCTGGATTGGAAAATGCCCATATCACCCGCCCCGGCTATGCTATCGAATACGACTTCTTTGACCCGCGTGACCTCAAGCCGACCCTGGAAACCAAAGCCATGCAGGGTTTGTTTTTCGCTGGGCAAATCAATGGTACGACTGGCTATGAAGAGGCCGCTGCGCAAGGTCTGCTGGCTGGCTTGAACGCGGGTTTGTACGTGCAGGAAAAAGATGGCTGGTATCCACGACGTGATCAGGCTTACATCGGTGTGCTGGTTGATGACCTGATCACGCTGGGAACCCGCGAACCCTACCGCATGTTCACCAGCCGAGCCGAACACCGCTTGTTGTTGCGCGAAGACAACGCCGACCTACGCCTGACCGAGAAAGGCCGTGAATTGGGGTTGGTGGATGACGCACGTTGGGCGGCTTTCTGCCAGAAACGCGAAGCCACTGAGTTCGAACAGCAGCGGCTGCGTTCTACCGTCCTGCATCCGTCGGATGTCAGCGCGGAAGATAGCCAGCGTGTATTTGGCGACACGCTTGCCCGCGATTACAAGCTGTACGATTTGCTGCGTCGCCCCAACGTTACGTATGCTGGATTGACCAGTTTGCCAGCGGTTGGCAGTCTGGTAGCGGATGAAAAGGTCGCCGAGCAGGTTGAAATCCAGTGCAAATACGCCGGTTATATTGAGCGCCAGCAGGATGAAATCCACAAGCAGCGCCGCAACGAGGAAACCCGTCTGCCTGACTGGCTAGATTACGTCCAGGTGCGCGGCCTTTCCAACGAAGTGCGGCAGAAGCTGCAAGCCCAGCGTCCTGCCACGATCGGTCAGGCTGCCCGTATTCCGGGGGTCACGCCTGCGGCCATCTCCCTGTTGCTGGTGCATCTGAAGAAATCCTCGGCAGCGGGCGGCAATCATTTGCAGGCCAGTGCCTGA
- the rsmG gene encoding 16S rRNA (guanine(527)-N(7))-methyltransferase RsmG has translation MDGAQQDKLGRYLQLLQRWNKVHNLTAVRDPAQMQVLHIDDSLSVAPYIRGETCLDVGSGAGLPGIPLAIIQPGRQFTVLDTNGKKTRFMQQAVLALGLQNVRVVQTRVESWKPGHCFDAIISRAFASLHDFVSFTGKHACENGILYAMKGRYPDSELAELPSGWAVQAQHALHVPGLDAERHLLELQRE, from the coding sequence ATGGATGGTGCGCAACAGGATAAACTTGGGCGCTACCTGCAACTGCTGCAACGCTGGAACAAGGTTCACAACCTGACAGCGGTGCGTGACCCGGCGCAAATGCAGGTATTGCACATTGATGACAGCCTCAGTGTCGCGCCTTACATCCGTGGTGAAACCTGTCTGGATGTAGGCAGCGGCGCAGGTCTTCCTGGCATTCCCCTCGCCATCATTCAGCCTGGGCGACAGTTCACGGTGCTCGACACCAACGGCAAAAAAACCCGTTTCATGCAGCAAGCGGTGTTGGCGCTGGGTCTGCAGAATGTGAGGGTTGTCCAAACCAGGGTAGAAAGCTGGAAGCCTGGGCACTGTTTTGATGCCATTATCAGCCGCGCCTTTGCCTCCCTGCATGATTTTGTGAGCTTTACCGGCAAACATGCCTGTGAAAATGGTATCCTCTACGCCATGAAGGGGCGCTACCCTGACAGCGAACTGGCGGAGCTGCCGTCAGGCTGGGCAGTGCAGGCGCAACATGCATTACACGTACCCGGTCTGGATGCAGAGCGGCATCTGTTGGAACTACAGCGAGAATAG